taataaaaaaaaattaggtaagcaaaattgtttttttaaattcatagttaaaatgaaatataaaaattttaattttattagagatatatatattttttactaaaatCGGTGCCGCCACTCACCATGTAAGTCCCCTGTTTATAGGttataaatgaataattttttaaaaataaaagattaaatttaaacaatatttttaaaaaaattaaataatgtgccttaaataatatttataattcataCACATTATAGAAGGATACTCATGAATGGGACAACAACAACAAAGTTAccaaattaagaattaaaactaaaaaaaatatttagaagaTACAAAGTTAAGTAGATTTCCTTCCcatatttggaaaaaaaaatcccaAGCACCATTATTTGTCAGATAAAATTACCTAAATTcccttttcaattttataatgaatttacctaaattttttatttggctgttaaacatataatattatatttattaaaacctattggtatttttttaactaaataaatataatttttaattactaaAACTGGTTTAAAAGTAGCCTATAAATAACCAGCAATGCTGCATGAACCAAGCAACACAGTTGAAAGAGTTAATtagttaaaagttaaaaatttgtGAAGAAATGGCGAGCAGCAAGGCGATGGTGGGCTTATGGGCATTAGCATCGGTGCTATTGGTTGTGATAGGCAGTGGAAACACTGTGCAGGGAATCACATGCATCGAAGCCTTAACTGAATTGGCGCCATGCAATCCCTTCGCCGGAGGCACTGCTCCATCGCCCAATCCTCTTTGCTGTTCCGCCGTACAGAATGTGAACAAGGAGGCTACCACCACGGAAATACGCAGACAGCTTTGTCTATGTTTCCAGCAAGCTGGTTCATCTGCTCATATTAACCTTCAGAAATTGAAGCAAATTCCTGACTTGTGCCATCTCCAAATTCCGGATCCCATCGACCCTACGGACTGCAGCAAGTAaagattttcaaaattattttttattttaactttaattaatttCCTTCTTTTATGTGAAATTTCGAATTTATAGCttgaattattaaataaatcaaattaatcttttaaattaaataaataataaatttgaaagtTATTTAAATCGAAACGTTACTACTGTTGTTTTGTGGTGTGCAGGGTTTCATCTATAACAAGAACTGCGTAGAGGGGCATCTGGGCTTCCATATGTCTAAAGaggaataatttataataaagaagCATTAGTTAGTTGATTAATTGATTAGCTATGATGGCAGCTAGGCATGTATGGTTATATCAGTGAAATCATATTTGCATTTCTTTTTCAGAATTTCTGATCTTCCTATCTaccaatttcaatttcaatatatatataatacactTGAGTTGCTGCAATaagcatttttaaaaaaaaaaagaaaagaaaaaatgaactTCCACAAAAGATTAATTATTAGCTACTGCCGCTCGTGCATTTCGCTGAATAGTTTTCGATTAAAATCGACCAATCAGATGAAatggatttaatttaatttaattgtttttttttcaatttaaagtgtgcaatatgtttaaatgtttttaatattttctatttttaatatttttgattattcgatttaattcaataacaaaaaaattgaactaaattattattatataaatatttttttaaaaaattactattttataaatagtaGTCTTTCTAAAcctaagaaaataattatttagtcaTTTAGTTCTAATCGTCCTATTTTATATACCCACTTACAATCCACCACCTTAAAATTTGTATACCCACTTACAATCCACCACCTTAAAGTTTATGAGCTATACCCAAATCGTTGGGTTGTAAGGgtatataaaataaagtttaaggCTGATGGGAATGTTAATATATATAAGGTTAGATTGGTGGTTAAGGTTGCAACCAAAGAGTTGGGTTTGGCAGACTTTTGGTCCCGTGGCCAAACATAGCACAGGTAGAACTTTCTTAGTTTTGATAGCAATAAATAATTAGGTTTTATCTTAGTTGAATATTAACAATGCCTTCCTTAATcatgatttatataaaaatgtattATATGGGATATGGAGTTTAGGGAAAGTATAGAAATAAGTCAAGACTTATTTGTAAACCCAAAATTTCTTGTATGGTTTGAAATAAGTTTGAAAACAGTGAAATCTCAAATTTAATGAGTGTTCATTGAAAGAAGGATTTACTCAATCAAAATGTGATTATTCACTGTTTACTTAGCATAAAAGTGAAGGATTTATTGTTGTGTTAATATATATTGATGATATTGTTATTGGAAGCAATAATAAAGAGTTAATCGATCCATTTAAGGCTTCCTTACAGTCACATATTCAAGTTGAAGGACTTGGAAGGTCTTCACTATTTCTTAGGTCTTGAAATAGCTAGGTCCAAGAAAGGAATTATTACATCCCAAAGGAAGTGTGTTTTAGAACGGGAAGCAGATTTATTTATTAAGACTCTAcatctaaaaaaaaattaaatatttctttAGCAAATTGAACATAACTAAAGTATATATTTAACTTGAGAGAAGTATCAAGTTGTACAATAAAATTGAGCTACATTTGTTAGCTAGCTAGTTAGTTAGACTAACTTATtcagttaaaaaataattaattattatgtgATTAGTTACTGTACTAACTCACGTGAACCTTGCGGAGCTCATATCTTTTTATACATTATCCTTCTGTATATAAGCTACATCTTAATAGCTTGAGTTAATGTCTTAGTTAAcgctttaaattaatattttaatataatttagaaagaataattacaaaaaaaatttttaattttattaattttaataattatactctaatcaattttttaagaaatatatctcaaaattaatttttttaatttggtttgatttttaattgtaatttaatttatttatgtacATAATTTTAAGAgccaataatatattttttgacatttttttacattaataagtttaattttatacgTAATTATAggctataaatattataatagtaCTGTCTGTAGAAAATTAAGAATtactaatttttctattaaatattaCTCATATTTATCATATTCAATTTGATCAGATAAAAGTTAATAATCaatctaataaatttaaaatgactaaattaattaaacaagagataaattataattataaattatattaaatttagccatttttaattaattgagcTGAATCTTTACTTTTagttctattaaaaaataattaatttctcaaaggaaagaattatgatttttttatattttaaaaaaataataattttttaaaaatatgaaagttacaaatttttttgaaaGTATAGATTCTTATTTTAGTTAATTACTTAagggaattttttttaattgaaatcaaatacgaataagattaaaaagttttaaatttgtataacccattaaaattatgtaatttctaaaattaatttaaatattaaaaaatataattattaataattttatgaaaatattaatatatatatatataaattgtttAATTAAGCACTATTTTAAAAAAGGAATAATGTGCTTTGAAAAAGATTTATAATTCACACTCCATATGGAAGAATAATTATGAATAGGGACAAAGACAATATAATTACCAAACAAAGCCAATATGCAAAAACTACTCAccaaattaagatttaaaactgaaaaaaaaaaaagatttagaAGATGGAAAGTTGTTGGTGGATTTATTTAAAGCAGCATTATTTGTCCGATAAAAATTAGGTTAATTCTCTTTCAATTTTACAGTGCATCTTAacctcaatttttttatatggccattaaataaatatttatttacttttttgtatttattataatatctcaacaaaaaatcaaaaatacCAGATAAG
This genomic interval from Manihot esculenta cultivar AM560-2 chromosome 12, M.esculenta_v8, whole genome shotgun sequence contains the following:
- the LOC122721370 gene encoding non-specific lipid-transfer protein 2-like; its protein translation is MASSKAMVGLWALASVLLVVIGSGNTVQGITCIEALTELAPCNPFAGGTAPSPNPLCCSAVQNVNKEATTTEIRRQLCLCFQQAGSSAHINLQKLKQIPDLCHLQIPDPIDPTDCSK